A region of Candidatus Methylomirabilota bacterium DNA encodes the following proteins:
- a CDS encoding zinc ribbon domain-containing protein translates to MPIYEYECEVCSHTFEVIQKFSDDPIKACVACSGPVRRLLSPPGLVFKGTGWYATDYAGPERKKAMEGEKREQKGSEASADTNGSERTSKTDNKADTDAAKD, encoded by the coding sequence GTGCCGATCTACGAGTACGAGTGTGAGGTCTGCAGCCACACTTTTGAGGTCATTCAGAAGTTCTCCGACGACCCCATCAAGGCGTGCGTCGCCTGCTCTGGGCCCGTTCGCCGGCTCCTGTCGCCTCCTGGCCTGGTCTTCAAAGGGACCGGCTGGTACGCGACCGATTACGCCGGCCCGGAGCGGAAGAAGGCGATGGAAGGAGAGAAAAGGGAGCAAAAAGGCTCCGAGGCCTCCGCGGATACCAACGGCAGCGAGCGGACAAGCAAGACGGACAACAAGGCCGACACAGACGCGGCGAAGGACTAG